The Candidatus Obscuribacter sp. genome has a segment encoding these proteins:
- the dnaN gene encoding DNA polymerase III subunit beta, translating to MHFAVQKDVLVKALKDVTSALATRVVQPILSNVLVQSVDETAVKFHGTDMDLTIETKTSAVVYTQGSITLPGKKLLEIVSKLPNDLVSFQVNKETYETTVTCKRSKFSISGLPADDFPKTTEVRSKDGFLMPSDVLKKSIMQTAFAAASFDTSSILGGVYLVIDQGNFECTATDGSRLAHRFENSISLSRQPAVLKAKLKLKAKASQLQPL from the coding sequence ATGCACTTTGCAGTACAAAAGGACGTTCTGGTCAAAGCTCTCAAGGATGTCACCAGCGCCCTTGCCACTCGGGTAGTTCAGCCCATCTTGAGCAACGTACTGGTACAGAGCGTGGATGAGACCGCTGTTAAGTTTCACGGTACTGACATGGACCTGACTATCGAGACCAAGACATCTGCTGTGGTCTACACCCAGGGCTCAATCACACTGCCTGGTAAAAAGCTTTTAGAAATCGTCTCAAAACTGCCTAACGACCTGGTTTCTTTTCAGGTCAACAAAGAGACATATGAGACCACTGTCACCTGCAAGCGCTCCAAGTTCAGCATTTCTGGCTTGCCAGCTGACGATTTTCCCAAGACAACCGAAGTACGTAGCAAAGACGGCTTCCTCATGCCAAGCGATGTCCTCAAAAAGAGCATCATGCAAACAGCCTTTGCAGCAGCTAGCTTTGACACCTCCAGCATCCTCGGTGGCGTTTATCTCGTTATCGACCAGGGCAACTTTGAGTGCACAGCTACTGACGGCTCACGTCTGGCTCACAGATTCGAAAACTCAATATCGCTGTCCCGGCAGCCAGCCGTACTGAAGGCGAAGTTGAAGCTGAAGGCGAAAGCAAGTCAGCTACAGCCACTTTAG
- the dnaA gene encoding chromosomal replication initiator protein DnaA yields the protein MTNSEAEDVRLLKSNRDIWREAKLLLEKNMSQPSFESWIRPAQLTEYNQGEATLAVSNEFMRTMITNNYVGAVSEAIAQCTGQKVSIKVIVDGSVKAETYTATIASITQEPSDHTAQANPDLHHLSASYQASPFDRSGAGDSANYNNNAINNSAANSTGGPGYSYGSSPGHNLTDSQLPMVHTSARVPDAITAKSNLNPKYIFDTFVVGAHNRFSHSAALAVAQRPGQAYNPLFIYGGVGLGKTHIMHAIGHDILRRNPNSVVRYISCEKFTNELINSIRDDRMQDFRKRYRQVNVLLVDDIQFLKGKESTQEEFFHTFNALRDNGAQIVLSSDRPPKAISHLEERLRSRFEWGLISDIQAPDLETRMAILRKKCEAENMRIEDDAIEYIATLFTSNIRELEGALIRANAYGSLTGETLTISSLSGMLQPTAPHDKVKVTVTIDRIIQTVASHFRVEPSELRSAKRSHDLALPRHVAMYLAHDLIKMSFPRIGEAFGNRKHTSALYAHSRIKELLPKDPSLSQSVKQITSQLAD from the coding sequence ATGACAAACTCCGAAGCAGAAGACGTACGCCTCCTCAAGTCAAATCGCGATATATGGAGAGAGGCCAAACTACTCTTGGAGAAAAACATGAGCCAGCCCAGCTTTGAGAGCTGGATTAGACCGGCTCAATTGACTGAATATAACCAGGGTGAAGCCACACTGGCAGTTAGCAACGAATTTATGCGCACGATGATCACCAACAACTATGTTGGTGCTGTCAGTGAAGCGATTGCTCAATGCACTGGCCAAAAGGTCTCAATCAAGGTCATAGTGGACGGTTCAGTCAAAGCCGAAACATACACTGCCACCATAGCCAGTATCACTCAGGAACCCTCAGACCATACTGCGCAAGCAAATCCAGACTTGCATCATCTATCTGCATCCTACCAGGCAAGCCCTTTTGACAGGTCTGGCGCAGGCGATAGCGCCAATTACAACAACAATGCCATAAACAACTCAGCTGCCAACTCAACCGGTGGTCCCGGCTATAGTTATGGCAGTAGCCCTGGTCACAACCTCACTGACAGTCAATTGCCGATGGTCCATACCAGCGCCAGAGTGCCAGATGCCATCACTGCCAAGAGCAATCTCAACCCCAAGTACATCTTTGATACTTTTGTAGTTGGCGCCCACAACAGATTTAGCCATTCTGCCGCACTTGCTGTAGCGCAGAGGCCGGGTCAGGCATATAACCCACTCTTTATATATGGTGGAGTTGGTCTGGGTAAGACGCATATCATGCATGCCATTGGTCATGACATTTTGCGCCGCAATCCCAACTCTGTAGTGCGCTACATCAGCTGTGAAAAATTCACCAATGAGCTAATCAACTCCATTCGCGACGATCGCATGCAAGACTTTCGTAAGCGCTACAGGCAGGTTAACGTCCTCTTAGTTGATGATATCCAGTTTCTCAAAGGCAAAGAGAGTACTCAAGAAGAGTTTTTCCATACATTCAATGCCTTAAGAGATAACGGCGCTCAAATTGTGCTGTCCTCAGATAGACCACCCAAAGCCATTAGCCACCTCGAGGAGCGTCTCAGAAGCCGCTTTGAATGGGGACTTATATCAGACATCCAGGCGCCGGATCTCGAGACCCGCATGGCTATCCTGCGCAAAAAGTGCGAAGCCGAGAATATGCGCATCGAAGACGATGCCATTGAATACATCGCCACTTTGTTTACAAGCAATATCCGTGAGCTGGAAGGCGCTCTAATCCGCGCTAACGCCTATGGCAGTCTGACCGGAGAGACTCTAACCATTTCCTCTCTCTCGGGCATGCTACAGCCCACAGCGCCTCACGATAAAGTGAAGGTGACAGTCACTATCGATCGCATTATCCAGACAGTGGCATCGCATTTTAGAGTTGAGCCCAGCGAATTGCGTTCAGCAAAGCGTAGTCATGACCTCGCTCTGCCCAGACACGTTGCCATGTACCTGGCTCACGATTTGATTAAAATGAGTTTTCCTAGAATCGGCGAAGCCTTTGGTAACCGCAAACATACATCTGCTCTATATGCACATAGCAGAATCAAAGAGCTGTTGCCCAAAGACCCCAGCCTGTCACAGTCGGTCAAGCAAATCACAAGCCAGTTGGCTGATTAA
- a CDS encoding type II toxin-antitoxin system ParD family antitoxin yields the protein MNVSLTPELEKLINEKVESGLFNSASEVIRAGLRLLIEQDELKQIRFETLKADLRAGLDQEAKGDIVSGEETFKKLRNKRKTT from the coding sequence ATGAACGTGTCATTAACCCCAGAGCTTGAGAAATTGATAAATGAAAAAGTTGAAAGTGGACTGTTCAATTCTGCCAGCGAAGTGATACGAGCTGGACTCAGACTGCTTATTGAACAAGACGAACTTAAGCAAATAAGGTTCGAAACTCTAAAAGCTGATCTCAGAGCTGGCTTGGATCAGGAAGCCAAAGGCGATATCGTGTCTGGCGAGGAAACATTTAAAAAGCTACGCAACAAGCGGAAAACAACCTAA
- the dnaN gene encoding DNA polymerase III subunit beta: MRKLNIAVPAASRTEGEVEAEGESKSATATLEKPASLRAIIPAKACGEIVKVLDSQEANKEVRVAVINGQITFETETHHLSTRLISGEYPRYQELFPKDFTHLVSFNREELMQAIDRVAVMSDDRTHLVKLHFEPDTVQISANTPDVGRAQEEVSIALEGESIDIAVNVRYLTDVLQRLGVPEVKLEMTGALKPLIIKGVGDETYKYLLMPVQAK, from the coding sequence ATTCGAAAACTCAATATCGCTGTCCCGGCAGCCAGCCGTACTGAAGGCGAAGTTGAAGCTGAAGGCGAAAGCAAGTCAGCTACAGCCACTTTAGAAAAACCAGCCAGCCTGCGCGCCATCATCCCAGCTAAAGCTTGCGGCGAAATCGTCAAAGTACTCGACTCTCAAGAAGCCAACAAAGAAGTGAGAGTAGCTGTTATCAACGGTCAAATAACATTTGAGACCGAGACCCATCATCTCTCCACAAGACTAATCAGTGGTGAATACCCTCGCTATCAAGAGCTTTTTCCCAAGGACTTTACTCACCTGGTCTCCTTTAACCGCGAAGAGTTGATGCAAGCCATTGACCGCGTAGCTGTCATGTCAGACGATCGCACTCACCTGGTCAAATTGCATTTTGAGCCAGATACAGTCCAGATCTCAGCCAATACCCCAGACGTCGGTCGCGCTCAAGAAGAAGTCTCTATCGCACTCGAAGGCGAATCAATCGATATCGCCGTCAACGTGCGCTATCTCACTGATGTGCTACAAAGACTGGGAGTGCCCGAAGTCAAACTGGAAATGACCGGTGCTCTCAAGCCACTGATCATCAAGGGTGTAGGCGATGAGACCTACAAGTATCTGCTCATGCCAGTGCAAGCTAAATAG
- the yidC gene encoding membrane protein insertase YidC: MDFITYGMMIPFLQYCAKATHSYGLAIILLTLAVRVAVWPLVSKSTKSMQKMQKLSPALKELQKKYKDDPQELQRKMVALYAANKANPVGGCLPMLIQLPILLALFSTFNGPPFGDKPVDVTVHVIEAKADAKRDRKEVSGSNSPYVSADGKVSKVVVFPGEATTLPGDKIDFGTRAVEGTLPADFKVKWEVKSGNGKLAAAEEAVIDEEGHATFLKKGDYKVEAIVTGIAKNDSFLFINSLGKKAVYLELLKPQNFDLLFMIILFGVTMYLSSKLTMAGPKDPAEMDEQQRVMADSMKYMPIVMSASFVMIPLPAGVFLYMLVSSLVQTFQTWLIMRTSPDDFINPDADSPMPVTSGGGAGANAKVIDIGSAPRNKPSAADGGAKIKFDADKLAEKGEMVAKDKSKKKKKK; this comes from the coding sequence GTGGACTTTATTACATATGGCATGATGATTCCCTTTTTGCAGTATTGTGCAAAAGCGACTCATAGCTATGGTTTGGCCATCATCCTTTTGACTCTTGCCGTAAGAGTTGCTGTCTGGCCTCTCGTCTCCAAGTCCACAAAGAGCATGCAAAAAATGCAAAAGCTCTCTCCTGCACTCAAAGAGTTGCAGAAGAAATACAAAGACGATCCACAAGAATTACAGCGCAAGATGGTCGCGCTTTACGCTGCCAACAAAGCCAACCCAGTTGGTGGCTGCTTGCCTATGCTGATTCAGCTGCCAATCCTGTTGGCGCTGTTTAGTACTTTTAACGGTCCTCCCTTTGGCGACAAACCAGTCGACGTGACAGTCCATGTCATCGAAGCCAAAGCTGATGCTAAGCGCGACCGCAAAGAAGTCTCCGGCTCAAACAGCCCCTATGTCAGTGCTGATGGCAAAGTATCCAAAGTAGTTGTTTTTCCTGGCGAAGCTACAACCTTGCCAGGCGACAAGATTGATTTTGGTACAAGAGCTGTAGAAGGCACACTGCCAGCTGACTTTAAGGTCAAATGGGAAGTCAAATCAGGCAACGGTAAACTCGCTGCCGCGGAAGAAGCCGTAATTGATGAAGAAGGCCACGCCACATTTTTGAAGAAGGGTGACTACAAAGTCGAAGCAATCGTTACTGGTATCGCCAAAAACGATTCTTTCCTCTTTATCAATTCACTGGGTAAAAAGGCTGTCTATCTAGAGCTCCTCAAGCCACAAAATTTTGACTTGCTCTTTATGATCATTTTGTTTGGCGTCACTATGTACCTCTCGTCCAAGCTCACTATGGCTGGTCCAAAAGACCCCGCTGAGATGGATGAGCAACAGCGTGTTATGGCTGACTCGATGAAGTACATGCCGATAGTTATGTCTGCAAGCTTTGTCATGATTCCCCTGCCTGCTGGCGTATTTCTCTACATGCTGGTTTCCAGTCTTGTGCAGACATTCCAGACCTGGCTCATCATGCGTACATCGCCTGATGACTTTATCAACCCTGATGCCGACAGCCCAATGCCTGTGACTAGTGGCGGTGGTGCTGGCGCTAATGCAAAAGTTATCGATATCGGTTCTGCCCCGCGCAACAAGCCCAGTGCGGCTGATGGCGGCGCTAAGATCAAATTCGATGCGGATAAGCTCGCTGAAAAAGGCGAGATGGTGGCCAAAGATAAATCCAAGAAGAAAAAGAAGAAGTAA
- a CDS encoding cysteine hydrolase — protein sequence MAKTLLQMLSVPQEASRLSDSALVIIDAQKEYQDGKLPLSGFQFAVEEIKTLLERARKQNVPVWFVRHQTRAGAAIFDPGTQGFQIVDELKPKSNEFVLDKTHPSAFVDTNFKTQLDAADIKQLIVTGFMTHACISASVRSASALGYGVTVVADACATRDLPDATGTGVVAASAIHKATLAALNDVFATIVSSQADIKD from the coding sequence ATGGCTAAGACTTTGCTCCAAATGTTGAGTGTGCCCCAGGAGGCATCTCGCTTATCTGACAGTGCTCTGGTCATAATCGATGCCCAAAAAGAGTATCAAGACGGCAAACTACCCCTCAGTGGTTTTCAGTTTGCTGTAGAAGAAATCAAAACGCTTTTAGAGCGTGCTCGTAAGCAAAATGTACCTGTTTGGTTTGTAAGACATCAGACCAGAGCAGGCGCTGCTATCTTTGATCCTGGTACCCAGGGCTTTCAGATAGTGGACGAGTTAAAGCCAAAATCAAACGAGTTTGTCCTGGATAAGACCCATCCCAGCGCATTTGTGGATACTAATTTTAAGACTCAGCTCGACGCAGCAGACATCAAGCAACTTATTGTCACTGGCTTTATGACTCATGCTTGCATTTCTGCCAGCGTGCGCTCAGCCAGTGCCCTGGGTTATGGTGTCACTGTAGTTGCTGACGCTTGCGCTACTCGCGACCTGCCAGACGCCACAGGGACCGGTGTTGTAGCTGCCAGTGCAATACACAAAGCTACTCTGGCTGCGCTCAATGATGTCTTTGCCACAATTGTATCGTCGCAAGCCGATATCAAAGACTGA
- the pucL gene encoding urate oxidase, which produces MSTSAARSQSRASQLSHNAYGKSGVRLTKVIRHPDRQELKELTVNVELEGAFESSYIDGDNKSIIATDSMKNAVYVLAASHPLDSIESFAIVLAKHFLDKYEQVKQSVVNIVEDLWVRIPIDGKPHPHAFVSGGQQKRATTVMCDGDTFTVQSSITSLQVAKTTNSQFWGFVRDEYTTLPETKDRIMGTSIDANWVYGSASADADSDFYNSAHKKVYDILLDVFATHESMAVQQTLYQMGDRVISQIPEIDEITILMPNQHRIMFNLEPFGQKNKNEIFYPIDEPFGLISGTVSRGE; this is translated from the coding sequence ATGAGTACCAGTGCCGCCAGGTCCCAGTCCAGAGCCAGTCAACTCTCTCACAATGCCTATGGTAAATCCGGTGTGCGCCTGACAAAGGTTATCAGACACCCAGATAGGCAGGAGCTAAAAGAGCTGACTGTCAATGTTGAGTTAGAAGGTGCTTTTGAGTCATCTTATATCGATGGCGACAACAAGAGCATTATCGCTACTGATTCGATGAAAAATGCAGTCTATGTGCTGGCTGCCAGCCATCCGCTGGATAGTATCGAGAGCTTTGCGATTGTTCTAGCTAAGCACTTCCTCGATAAATACGAGCAGGTCAAACAATCTGTCGTAAACATCGTAGAAGACCTCTGGGTGCGCATCCCGATAGATGGTAAACCGCATCCGCACGCTTTTGTCAGTGGTGGTCAGCAAAAGAGAGCGACCACAGTGATGTGTGATGGTGACACTTTTACAGTGCAAAGCTCCATTACCAGTTTGCAGGTGGCTAAGACCACAAACTCCCAATTTTGGGGCTTTGTCAGAGACGAATACACTACTTTGCCAGAGACCAAAGACCGCATCATGGGTACAAGCATCGACGCCAACTGGGTCTATGGTAGTGCCAGTGCTGACGCTGATAGCGACTTTTATAATAGTGCTCACAAAAAAGTGTATGACATATTGCTAGATGTCTTTGCTACCCATGAGAGCATGGCGGTGCAGCAGACGCTCTATCAAATGGGTGACAGAGTAATCTCGCAAATACCAGAGATTGATGAGATCACTATCCTCATGCCCAATCAGCACCGCATCATGTTTAACCTTGAGCCCTTTGGTCAAAAAAACAAGAACGAGATCTTTTATCCTATCGATGAGCCTTTTGGTCTAATCTCAGGCACAGTCTCAAGAGGAGAGTAA
- a CDS encoding tetratricopeptide repeat protein, producing MLKRAGLALTILTTVILAATGFATVAVASPAVSPQVAACLARARSDLRRNNFRPCLRNCNDAIKLDPKCGDAYVYKGYALHGLEDYKGSALAFKTGLDLLPNYGKGSKFIANFGDNWTYHNFAQTTFQSGDPQGALKIIQKTIPLCTNPHLLYEDRSTIYVTLNQYDKALVDINKAIALKSNEPHHYECRARIYEHTKQYKLEIADLTKSLSMLAHPDAIVLRRRGDAYKALGDLKQAKADYDAASEEDF from the coding sequence ATGCTAAAGAGAGCAGGGTTAGCCTTAACGATTTTGACGACAGTGATTTTAGCTGCCACTGGCTTTGCTACTGTCGCTGTAGCAAGCCCAGCCGTAAGCCCCCAGGTGGCTGCCTGTCTAGCCCGAGCGCGCTCCGATTTGAGACGCAATAATTTTAGACCTTGTCTGCGCAACTGCAATGACGCTATCAAGCTTGATCCTAAATGCGGTGATGCCTATGTCTACAAAGGCTACGCCTTGCACGGTCTAGAAGACTACAAAGGCTCAGCTCTAGCGTTTAAAACAGGTCTGGATTTGCTGCCAAACTATGGCAAAGGCTCAAAGTTCATAGCAAACTTTGGCGACAACTGGACCTATCACAACTTTGCTCAGACTACTTTTCAAAGCGGGGATCCCCAGGGTGCGCTCAAAATAATCCAAAAGACAATACCACTCTGCACCAACCCCCATCTGCTCTACGAGGACCGCTCCACTATCTATGTCACCCTCAATCAATATGACAAAGCGCTTGTAGATATCAATAAAGCCATTGCCCTTAAATCCAACGAACCTCATCACTACGAGTGCAGAGCCAGGATTTACGAGCATACGAAACAGTACAAGCTCGAAATAGCTGATTTGACAAAATCTCTCAGTATGCTTGCCCATCCCGACGCGATAGTACTGAGACGCCGCGGCGATGCTTACAAAGCACTCGGTGATTTAAAACAGGCTAAAGCCGATTACGATGCAGCCAGCGAGGAAGATTTTTAG
- a CDS encoding KH domain-containing protein → MNLSQFEDTAKDYLEKILAILDIEAAVVQEDVDDSTTCYRIDCKSDDARILIGKNGQTLESLQFVVRQMVKSKTLDRSHFIVDVCDYRGRRRRTLEDGAKRGAVAVLNGDSERFPLLPMTAYDRRLVHNYLQENFPELASESEGEGEERHIVISFKGLPDGESHKHEEHDDDDDFVAPDEDGEA, encoded by the coding sequence ATGAATCTAAGCCAATTTGAAGATACCGCTAAAGATTATCTCGAGAAGATTTTGGCAATCCTCGATATTGAAGCCGCGGTAGTACAAGAAGATGTAGATGACAGCACAACCTGCTATCGCATCGATTGCAAGTCTGATGATGCCCGCATTTTAATAGGCAAAAACGGCCAGACCCTGGAGTCTTTGCAGTTTGTAGTGCGTCAGATGGTCAAAAGCAAGACTCTTGATAGATCTCACTTTATCGTTGATGTTTGCGACTATCGTGGACGTCGTCGTCGCACCCTCGAAGACGGTGCTAAAAGAGGCGCTGTCGCTGTTCTCAATGGTGATTCCGAGCGCTTCCCACTATTGCCGATGACTGCATATGACCGTCGTCTGGTGCATAACTATCTCCAAGAAAACTTCCCTGAGCTAGCCTCAGAGAGCGAAGGCGAAGGCGAAGAGCGTCATATCGTAATCAGCTTTAAGGGTTTGCCTGATGGCGAATCTCACAAACACGAAGAGCATGACGATGATGATGATTTTGTCGCACCCGATGAAGACGGCGAAGCTTAA
- the rpmH gene encoding 50S ribosomal protein L34, producing the protein MKRTLRGSTSKAKKGSGFLKRMSTKSGQKIIKARRAKGRYRLSV; encoded by the coding sequence ATGAAAAGAACACTGAGAGGATCTACCAGCAAAGCCAAAAAAGGCAGTGGCTTTCTGAAGAGAATGTCTACCAAATCTGGTCAAAAAATTATCAAAGCTCGTCGTGCTAAAGGCCGCTACCGCCTATCCGTGTAG
- the yidD gene encoding membrane protein insertion efficiency factor YidD, whose translation MNKIVSQSKKSGSISLMSRVALALIWLYQRTRLLRRPSCRFYPTCSQYTADSIKRFGFLKGLVLGLVRLCKCHPWHDGGVDDVPAKFSLHQVGVCAHVAHDS comes from the coding sequence ATGAACAAAATAGTCTCTCAATCCAAAAAAAGTGGCAGCATTAGCTTAATGTCAAGAGTGGCACTGGCGCTGATCTGGCTTTATCAACGGACGCGCTTGTTGAGACGCCCATCATGCAGGTTTTATCCAACTTGTTCACAATATACTGCTGACAGTATCAAGCGCTTTGGCTTTTTAAAGGGTTTGGTATTGGGTCTAGTCCGATTGTGCAAATGTCATCCATGGCACGATGGCGGAGTGGATGATGTGCCTGCAAAATTTAGCCTGCATCAAGTAGGCGTGTGTGCACATGTTGCGCATGATAGTTAG
- a CDS encoding ribonuclease P protein component: MLPASERAKKSSVFSRAYTARRTVASGCLTLYVLHRFKPKHQTNKRNNRDQSISAPESAIALNAGVQVKTPLRLLVGFAIAKKVLKSACKRNRCKRRVREAYRAVRSEPELLQQLEAGAGSWYALVFVINPSTLTVPFDEVKGSVRECLLKANKRFGRPQ, translated from the coding sequence TTGCTGCCAGCCAGTGAGCGTGCTAAAAAGTCAAGCGTATTTAGTCGTGCATACACCGCCAGGCGCACTGTAGCCTCGGGTTGTTTGACTCTATATGTATTGCATCGGTTTAAACCAAAGCACCAAACAAACAAACGTAACAATCGCGACCAGTCAATTTCTGCTCCTGAGAGCGCCATTGCACTTAACGCCGGTGTACAAGTTAAGACCCCGCTAAGATTATTAGTGGGTTTTGCAATAGCTAAGAAAGTACTTAAGAGCGCATGTAAGCGCAATCGCTGTAAACGTAGAGTGAGAGAGGCTTACCGGGCAGTGCGCAGCGAGCCAGAATTGTTGCAACAACTGGAAGCAGGCGCAGGAAGCTGGTATGCACTGGTCTTTGTCATCAATCCGAGTACACTAACTGTACCGTTTGACGAAGTAAAAGGCTCAGTAAGAGAGTGTTTACTCAAAGCTAATAAGCGTTTTGGCCGCCCTCAATAA
- the pyrC gene encoding dihydroorotase: MHVHLRQDDMLAQVLPHTIAQCAHALVMPNITPAVLTADDLVAYRQSILALLPDGSTFKPLMTFKVAPTTSPAEISKLKAQGAVAGKLYPEGVTTNSEGGVTDFKALYPVYEAMQEAGLVLCLHGEMPGVFSLDRESKFLAVLRDIASRFADLRIVLEHATTAEAIDCVSELPANVACTLTVHHLYLTLDDVIGDRLNPHAFCKPVAKRPEDRDALVAAALSGNGKFFLGSDSAPHTVANKECACGAAGVYTAPVLMPALLELFEKHCKLELLEAFTSGFAAKFYGLPEHKETIVLVQKSWTVPEQYGDDKSGFSVKPFLAGKTLRWQVG; the protein is encoded by the coding sequence ATGCACGTGCATCTGCGTCAGGACGATATGCTCGCTCAGGTCTTGCCACACACTATTGCACAGTGTGCTCACGCTCTGGTCATGCCTAATATCACACCGGCTGTTTTGACCGCAGATGATCTGGTCGCTTACAGACAATCTATTTTGGCTTTGCTACCAGATGGCAGCACGTTTAAGCCGCTCATGACTTTTAAGGTGGCTCCCACTACCAGCCCTGCCGAGATAAGTAAGCTCAAAGCTCAAGGAGCAGTGGCAGGCAAGCTTTATCCAGAGGGTGTCACTACTAACTCTGAGGGTGGAGTGACTGACTTTAAAGCCCTTTATCCAGTCTATGAGGCCATGCAAGAGGCTGGGCTGGTGCTTTGCTTGCATGGCGAAATGCCTGGTGTTTTTTCGCTTGATAGAGAGAGCAAATTTTTAGCTGTATTGCGCGACATAGCCAGTCGCTTTGCTGACTTGCGTATTGTCCTTGAGCACGCGACTACTGCTGAAGCCATTGATTGCGTTAGTGAGCTACCGGCTAACGTCGCCTGTACTCTCACTGTGCACCATCTCTATCTCACACTCGATGATGTTATTGGCGATAGACTCAATCCCCATGCTTTTTGCAAGCCTGTAGCTAAGCGTCCTGAGGATAGAGATGCTCTGGTAGCAGCTGCACTTAGTGGCAATGGCAAATTCTTTTTGGGCTCAGATAGTGCACCGCATACAGTAGCAAACAAAGAGTGTGCCTGCGGAGCTGCTGGTGTTTATACCGCTCCTGTACTGATGCCAGCGCTATTAGAACTATTTGAAAAACATTGCAAGCTTGAGCTTTTAGAAGCTTTTACTTCTGGCTTTGCCGCTAAGTTTTATGGATTACCAGAGCATAAAGAGACAATTGTCTTAGTGCAAAAATCCTGGACAGTGCCAGAGCAGTATGGCGACGATAAATCTGGATTCAGTGTCAAACCATTTCTTGCCGGCAAGACACTGCGTTGGCAGGTTGGATAA
- a CDS encoding TetR/AcrR family transcriptional regulator translates to MNLTRREKILEAATWLFGYYGFEKTTVDDIADRASISKGSVYLEFQNKEAILVAVVQQFTNRELERINQLVKDAKAPYLDVLRELLYGHVMSYWSIANGQLHSPQVIASANPSIMAEIINFQGAIFLQIAFLLEKAAKNKEIPPVKALNDYLFKGELICYLLAALFPPYDRLKARDPGAFTEATLRKYADGMIDMTLAGLRAGVE, encoded by the coding sequence ATGAACCTAACTAGACGTGAAAAAATTCTGGAAGCAGCAACCTGGCTATTTGGCTACTACGGCTTTGAAAAAACCACAGTAGACGATATTGCCGATCGGGCATCAATCAGCAAAGGTTCTGTCTATCTTGAATTTCAAAACAAAGAGGCAATTCTTGTAGCTGTTGTCCAGCAATTTACTAACCGCGAGCTAGAGCGCATAAATCAGTTGGTCAAAGATGCCAAAGCCCCTTATCTTGATGTACTGCGGGAGCTTTTATACGGACACGTCATGTCTTACTGGTCAATAGCCAATGGCCAGCTGCACAGCCCTCAAGTAATAGCTTCTGCCAATCCATCAATAATGGCTGAGATTATCAATTTCCAGGGTGCTATTTTTTTGCAAATAGCTTTTTTGCTTGAGAAGGCCGCCAAAAACAAAGAGATTCCACCGGTTAAGGCTTTGAACGACTATCTTTTTAAAGGCGAATTGATTTGCTATCTACTTGCCGCCCTTTTTCCCCCTTATGACAGACTAAAAGCGCGGGATCCAGGAGCATTTACCGAGGCGACACTGCGCAAATACGCAGATGGCATGATTGACATGACTCTCGCTGGATTACGTGCCGGAGTTGAATAA
- a CDS encoding type II toxin-antitoxin system RelE/ParE family toxin, with product MTYFQLTHLAASDLEDIFDQIAADNETAAKRLIATLEVRCKSLASMPNQGRQREELFPGLRSVAVGNYIIFYKPTSYGVVIIRVLHAKRDSEKFFSD from the coding sequence GTGACGTATTTTCAGCTTACTCATTTGGCTGCTTCTGACTTAGAAGATATTTTTGATCAGATTGCCGCTGATAACGAAACTGCGGCCAAGAGACTTATTGCGACCTTAGAGGTGCGCTGTAAAAGCCTGGCCTCGATGCCCAATCAAGGACGTCAGAGAGAAGAGTTATTTCCAGGTTTGCGAAGTGTCGCAGTTGGCAATTACATAATTTTCTATAAACCGACTTCCTATGGAGTAGTCATAATTCGAGTTCTACATGCTAAAAGAGATTCAGAAAAATTCTTCTCTGACTAA